The stretch of DNA TGTTCTCAGGGATAAAACCTAACCTCACAAGAACACTAACAAGTCTCTGACCGGTCTCTTTCTTTTCTTGCATTGCCTGACGCAACTGTTCTTCGGTAATTAAATTATTTTTTACTAAATATACACCCAATCTTTCTTCCATTTATTCCACCCTTGTTTCCCTTATTACTTCTTCTACTGTCGTCAGACCCTGCCGTAATTTCTCTAGGGCTGAGCCACGGAGTGTGAGCATTCCTTCTTCAACCGCTGTCTTTTCAATCTCCTCAGCTGGTGCACGTTTTAAAATCAATTCTCTTATCCGGGCAGTTACAAGCATATTTTCAAATATACCAATTCTACCTTTGTACCCGGTGCCCCTGCACTCTTTGCATCCCTCGCCTCTATATAACGGAAAATCTATTTTATTAGGTTCAATCCCGGCATCTAATAAAACTTCGGGCGGATATTTTACTTCAGTCCTGCATTTCATACAGACTTTTCTCAACAAACGTTGAGAAAGCACTGACAAAAGAGTTGAGGCAATCAAAAATGGTTCAATATTCATATTTACCAATCTGGTTATAGTTGCTGCTGCTGAATTTGTATGAACGGTTGATAAAACAAGGTGACCGGTCAAAGATGCACGTATTGCAATTTCGGCGGTTTCAAGGTCACGAATCTCACCCACCATTATTATATTGGGGTCCTGACGCAAATATGCACGAAGTGCAGAGGCAAAAGTAAGTCCAATTTTTTCATTCACCTGCAACTGGTTTATTCCCATCAATGAGTATTCAATAGGGTCTTCTGCCGTTGTTATATTAATCCCGGGGTCATTCAGTTCAGTTAGTGCCGAATAAAGTGTCGTTGTTTTACCAGAACCTGTTGGACCAGTAACAAGAACAATACCATAAGGTGTCTTTATTGCCCTGCGAAATGTTTTTAAAGTACTTTCTTCAAATCCTAAGAGGTCAAGATTTAATTGAATTGTTGAGCGGTCAAGTAACCTTAGTGCAATCTTTTCACCAAAGAGTGTGGGCACAGTGGAGACACGAATATCAATGATTCTATTGTGCACCCTTGCCTTAATTCTTCCGTCCTGGGGTAATCTCTTCTCTTCAACCTTTAATTTTGCCATAACTTTAATAACTGTTGCTATAGCACGATTCATCTTCTTTGGTGGTTTCAAAACTTCGTGTAATATACCGTCAATACGATAACGAATGCGCATTTCATTTTCATACGGTTCAATGTGAACATCGGAAACATTCTGTTCAACAGCATCACTGATAATCTTACTAACTAATTTAAGGGCAGGACCACTATCACTATCATCCGCAACATTTGATAAGTCTTCCTCCTCCTTTTGCTGGACTACTTCATCCATTACTTTGACTGAAGTCTCACCTGCATCTGCAGTTTCTAATTCATACATCACATCAGCAAGCATTTTTTCAATATGATAATGTTCGTTAATTATCTTTATTATTGCATCCTCAGATGCAACGAGTGGTTCTATATCATAACTTGTGGCGAATTTAATATCTTCTATTGCATTCATATCGCCCGGATTGACCATTGCAAGACTAAGGGTTCTACCCAATCTCTTTATCGGCACAACGAGATATTTAGCAGCAATATCACTCGGGACTAATTTTAAAATATTGGGATCAAGTTCCAGTTTTCTAAGATCGATTGATTTTACACCAAAATGGATGGAGAGTGCCTTTAATAAATCTTCTTCTTTTAAAAATCCAAGCTTTATTAATGTTGAACCAAGTCTTGCCCCATCTTTTTTCTGCTCCTCAAGGGCGCGGGCAAGCATATCTTCAGTAACAAAACCATGTTTAACCAGTATTTCACCCAACTTCATAACATAATATAATATCAATATTTAGAAAATTGTCAATAGGGAATTTAATATCAATTGACTTTTACTATATTTAGAATATATTTAATTATGCTAACTGGAATTGACAGACTTATAGCGGAAAATTTTGCTATGTTTAAGAATAAAAACCTCGCTTTATTAACAAATATTGCAGCAACCGACTGTAAATTAAGACCCACAATCTACCATTTTATTGATTGCAGAAAGATTAATCTGAAATTTATTTTTGCACCGGAGCATGGGTTATTTAGCGCCTTACAAGACCAAATTTATGTCAAAAACCATAAACAGGAAAGAATTCCGGTTCTAAGTCTATATGGCAAAAAACTTGTGCCACAACTTAGTATTATAAGAGAAATTGACACCCTGGTGGTTGATCTAATAGATATAGGAACCCGATATTATACATTTGTCTGGAGTGCATTATTATT from candidate division WOR-3 bacterium encodes:
- the pilB gene encoding type IV-A pilus assembly ATPase PilB, whose translation is MKLGEILVKHGFVTEDMLARALEEQKKDGARLGSTLIKLGFLKEEDLLKALSIHFGVKSIDLRKLELDPNILKLVPSDIAAKYLVVPIKRLGRTLSLAMVNPGDMNAIEDIKFATSYDIEPLVASEDAIIKIINEHYHIEKMLADVMYELETADAGETSVKVMDEVVQQKEEEDLSNVADDSDSGPALKLVSKIISDAVEQNVSDVHIEPYENEMRIRYRIDGILHEVLKPPKKMNRAIATVIKVMAKLKVEEKRLPQDGRIKARVHNRIIDIRVSTVPTLFGEKIALRLLDRSTIQLNLDLLGFEESTLKTFRRAIKTPYGIVLVTGPTGSGKTTTLYSALTELNDPGINITTAEDPIEYSLMGINQLQVNEKIGLTFASALRAYLRQDPNIIMVGEIRDLETAEIAIRASLTGHLVLSTVHTNSAAATITRLVNMNIEPFLIASTLLSVLSQRLLRKVCMKCRTEVKYPPEVLLDAGIEPNKIDFPLYRGEGCKECRGTGYKGRIGIFENMLVTARIRELILKRAPAEEIEKTAVEEGMLTLRGSALEKLRQGLTTVEEVIRETRVE